Proteins encoded in a region of the Planococcus shixiaomingii genome:
- the mtnK gene encoding S-methyl-5-thioribose kinase: MTTTAVNSYKALTDDSAIALARTLDFFPEGAKLESQEIGDGNLNYVFRITDSESGKGLIIKQALPYAKVVGESWPLTLKRATIEANALRKHGEFVPGLVPVVYATDANLALTVMEDLSHLTIAREGLIRGEAYPNLSKDIGEYLAKTLFQTSDFALHPFEKKRLAAEFSNPELCKITEDLVFTDPFFDFETNDFEPELRAEVEAIWNNGPLKLEAAKLKKSFLTDAEALLHGDLHTGSIFASDTETKVIDSEFAFYGPIGFDVGLFLANLIAQAVTREGEKREVVLHHIEQTWNVFSSNFSELWEQQGIEAFKDTAGYKEFVLEKIFQDAIGFAGCELIRRTIGLAHVKDLDSIEELERRIALKKQVLQTGEALILKRKELPSIAAVVALVEEQSR, translated from the coding sequence ATGACGACAACAGCAGTGAACTCATATAAAGCATTAACGGATGACAGCGCCATTGCATTAGCACGCACGCTGGATTTTTTCCCCGAAGGAGCCAAGTTAGAAAGCCAAGAAATTGGAGACGGCAACTTGAATTATGTTTTTCGAATTACAGACAGCGAAAGCGGAAAAGGCTTGATCATCAAGCAAGCACTGCCATATGCCAAAGTTGTAGGAGAAAGCTGGCCGTTGACACTGAAACGTGCCACCATCGAAGCAAATGCGTTAAGAAAACACGGCGAGTTTGTTCCAGGCCTTGTACCGGTTGTTTATGCCACTGATGCTAATTTGGCACTCACCGTGATGGAGGATTTGTCTCATTTAACCATTGCACGCGAAGGATTGATCCGCGGAGAAGCTTACCCGAACTTGTCAAAAGACATTGGGGAATACTTAGCGAAAACCTTGTTCCAAACATCCGACTTCGCACTGCACCCTTTTGAGAAAAAGCGGTTGGCAGCGGAGTTTTCAAATCCGGAACTTTGCAAAATCACTGAAGACCTGGTCTTTACAGATCCATTCTTCGATTTTGAAACAAATGATTTTGAACCGGAACTGAGAGCCGAAGTAGAAGCGATTTGGAATAATGGCCCGTTGAAGCTTGAAGCAGCAAAATTGAAGAAAAGCTTTTTGACCGATGCAGAAGCGCTTTTGCACGGAGACCTTCACACTGGAAGCATTTTTGCGAGTGATACAGAAACGAAAGTCATCGATTCTGAATTTGCCTTTTATGGGCCGATCGGCTTTGACGTCGGACTATTCCTGGCAAATCTCATTGCGCAGGCAGTTACACGAGAAGGCGAGAAACGCGAGGTTGTCCTTCACCATATTGAGCAAACATGGAATGTATTTTCTTCTAACTTCTCTGAGTTATGGGAGCAGCAAGGCATTGAAGCGTTCAAAGACACTGCGGGCTATAAGGAATTCGTATTAGAGAAGATTTTCCAAGACGCCATCGGCTTTGCCGGCTGCGAATTGATTCGCCGGACCATCGGGCTCGCGCACGTCAAAGATCTGGACAGCATTGAAGAGCTTGAACGTCGCATCGCTTTGAAGAAGCAAGTGCTGCAGACCGGGGAAGCATTAATTTTAAAACGCAAAGAACTGCCATCCATTGCTGCGGTGGTTGCGTTAGTTGAGGAGCAAAGCCGATGA